One stretch of Streptomyces sp. 135 DNA includes these proteins:
- a CDS encoding molecular chaperone Hsp90, producing MSKTVRPAAEGTDPFGTARLRRGVLDAWAAAPARFREDANAEEDLALGGYRDRLVVELAQNASDAAARAGVPGRLALTLRDGVLAAANRGAPLDAAGVESLSTLRASAKREETLAQRGQSVGRFGVGFAAVLAVSDEPAVVGRTGGVRWSLSEARELAAETARFSPGLGDEIRRRDGHVPLLRLPLAAEGIAPEGYDTVVILPLRDAAAEDLVTRLLDGIDDALLLALPGLDEVCVETPDGGVRTLRRRTEDPYTVVEDSRDGTTRWRTVVRQGPLDAALLKDRPVEERLRPHWSVTWAVPADADGAPQRPRTAPVLHAPTPSDEPLGVPALLIASLPLDTARRHAAPGPLTDFLVQRAADAYVELLTAWRPVTEGIIGLVPGPLGRSELDGALRQAVLERLPRAAFLPPALPRREEDEDELPEALRPRDAEVVEGAGADTVRVLAEVLPSLLPAGLERRAELRTLGVARVPLTEAIDRLAGLEREPGWWWRLYDTLAGLDPERLSGLPVPLAGGTSQAFGSGGGRTTIGPRQVLLPASGDERDPASLARLGLKVAHPDAAHPLLEKLGALPATPRAVLTTPQVRAAVAASLDDDTWDEDALDAEELADVVLALARDANLSPGDEPWLGALALPDEDGELAPAGELVLPGSAFAEVMRDDELALVDQELADRWGEQPLAACGVLATFALVRATDVVLDPDELEPREGDFAEPDDAGLLDAVDVWCEDLLDRLPDTPVPPVATEIVAVRDLDLVDDDRWPQALAMLSRPPLRDALTQPLRVLLPDGTTQTVRSYTAWWLRGHPVLGGRRPAGLRAEGGDPLLVGLYDAADASGFGDEQVLRALGVRTSVAALLAEPGGAAELLDRLADPERTVSAAQLHALYGALADLDPEQVTLPDEVRAVVDGEVVVVDAADAVVADAPDLLPLAGGVALLPVDPRKAGDLAELFQVRRLSETAAVEPAGQGVERAVPEPVRILLGAATPRTYVEHDELVAGGVELDWRRTPDGAVHAATLEGVAAGLAWAAGQWPRRFEVAALLEDPSRTAELARDRWFD from the coding sequence GTGAGCAAGACCGTGCGGCCGGCGGCCGAAGGTACGGACCCCTTCGGCACCGCCCGCCTCCGCCGCGGAGTCCTCGACGCGTGGGCGGCGGCCCCGGCCCGTTTCCGCGAGGACGCCAACGCCGAGGAGGACCTCGCCCTCGGCGGCTACCGCGACCGCCTGGTCGTCGAGCTCGCCCAGAACGCCTCCGACGCCGCCGCCCGCGCGGGCGTCCCCGGGCGCCTGGCCCTGACGCTGCGCGACGGCGTCCTCGCCGCCGCGAACCGCGGCGCGCCGCTCGACGCCGCCGGGGTGGAGTCCCTGTCCACCCTGCGCGCCTCCGCGAAGCGGGAGGAGACCCTGGCCCAGCGGGGACAGAGCGTCGGCCGGTTCGGCGTGGGCTTCGCCGCCGTGCTCGCCGTCAGTGACGAGCCCGCCGTCGTGGGCCGTACCGGCGGCGTCCGCTGGTCCCTGTCGGAGGCGCGGGAACTGGCCGCGGAGACCGCCCGCTTCAGCCCCGGCCTCGGCGACGAGATCCGGCGCAGGGACGGCCACGTCCCGCTGCTGCGGCTGCCGCTGGCCGCGGAGGGCATCGCCCCGGAGGGGTACGACACCGTCGTCATCCTGCCGCTGCGCGACGCCGCCGCGGAGGACCTCGTCACCCGGCTGCTCGACGGGATCGACGACGCGCTGCTGCTCGCCCTGCCCGGCCTGGACGAGGTCTGTGTCGAGACGCCGGACGGCGGTGTGCGCACCCTGCGCCGCCGCACCGAGGACCCGTACACCGTCGTCGAGGACAGCCGTGACGGCACGACCCGCTGGCGCACCGTCGTCCGCCAGGGCCCGCTCGACGCCGCGCTGCTGAAGGACCGGCCCGTCGAGGAGCGGCTGCGCCCGCACTGGTCGGTCACCTGGGCCGTGCCCGCCGACGCCGACGGCGCCCCGCAGCGTCCCCGCACCGCCCCCGTCCTGCACGCCCCGACCCCGAGCGACGAGCCGCTTGGCGTACCGGCGCTGCTCATCGCCTCCCTCCCGCTGGACACCGCCCGGCGCCACGCGGCGCCCGGGCCGCTGACCGACTTCCTCGTGCAGCGGGCGGCGGACGCGTACGTCGAACTCCTCACCGCCTGGCGGCCGGTGACCGAGGGGATCATCGGGCTCGTGCCAGGACCGCTGGGCCGCAGCGAGCTCGACGGCGCGCTGCGCCAGGCCGTCCTGGAGCGGCTGCCGCGCGCCGCCTTCCTGCCGCCCGCCCTGCCCCGCCGCGAGGAGGACGAGGACGAGCTGCCCGAGGCCCTGCGGCCCCGGGACGCGGAGGTCGTGGAGGGCGCGGGCGCCGACACCGTGCGCGTGCTCGCCGAGGTGCTGCCGAGCCTGCTGCCCGCGGGCCTTGAGCGCCGGGCCGAGCTGCGCACCCTGGGTGTCGCCCGCGTCCCGCTGACGGAGGCGATCGACCGCCTCGCGGGTCTGGAGCGTGAACCGGGCTGGTGGTGGCGGCTGTACGACACCCTCGCCGGTCTCGACCCGGAGCGGCTCTCGGGGCTTCCGGTGCCGTTGGCCGGGGGCACCTCCCAGGCTTTCGGCTCTGGGGGAGGGCGGACGACGATCGGGCCGCGCCAGGTGCTGCTGCCCGCGTCCGGCGATGAGCGCGACCCCGCCTCCCTGGCCCGGCTCGGCCTGAAGGTCGCCCACCCCGACGCCGCCCACCCGCTGCTGGAAAAGCTGGGCGCGCTGCCCGCCACGCCCCGCGCCGTCCTGACCACGCCGCAGGTGCGCGCGGCGGTCGCCGCCTCCCTCGACGACGACACCTGGGACGAGGACGCCCTGGACGCCGAGGAGCTCGCGGACGTCGTCCTGGCGCTGGCGCGGGACGCGAACCTCTCGCCGGGCGACGAGCCGTGGCTCGGCGCGCTCGCCCTGCCCGACGAGGACGGCGAACTCGCGCCCGCCGGTGAACTCGTCCTGCCCGGCAGCGCCTTCGCCGAGGTCATGCGGGACGACGAACTGGCGCTCGTGGACCAGGAGTTGGCGGACCGCTGGGGCGAGCAGCCGCTGGCCGCCTGCGGGGTGCTCGCCACCTTCGCGCTGGTGCGGGCCACCGATGTCGTCCTCGACCCCGACGAGCTGGAGCCCCGCGAGGGCGACTTCGCCGAACCGGACGACGCCGGCCTCCTGGACGCCGTGGACGTGTGGTGCGAGGACCTGCTGGACCGGCTGCCGGACACGCCGGTGCCGCCGGTGGCCACCGAGATCGTCGCCGTGCGGGACCTGGACCTGGTCGACGACGACCGCTGGCCGCAGGCGCTCGCCATGCTCTCGCGCCCGCCGCTGCGTGACGCGCTGACCCAGCCTCTGCGCGTGCTGCTGCCGGACGGCACGACACAGACCGTCCGTTCGTACACGGCCTGGTGGCTGCGCGGCCATCCCGTCCTCGGCGGCCGCCGCCCGGCCGGGCTGCGCGCGGAGGGCGGCGATCCGCTCCTGGTGGGGCTGTATGACGCTGCGGACGCCTCCGGGTTCGGCGACGAGCAGGTGCTGCGGGCCCTTGGCGTACGCACCTCCGTGGCCGCGCTGCTCGCCGAGCCGGGCGGCGCCGCCGAGCTGCTCGACCGGCTCGCGGATCCGGAGCGGACCGTCTCCGCCGCGCAGCTGCACGCGCTGTACGGCGCGCTGGCCGACCTCGACCCGGAGCAGGTGACGCTCCCGGACGAGGTGCGCGCGGTGGTGGACGGTGAGGTCGTGGTGGTCGACGCGGCGGACGCGGTGGTCGCCGACGCCCCCGATCTGCTGCCGCTGGCGGGCGGCGTGGCGCTGCTGCCCGTCGACCCGCGCAAGGCCGGGGATCTCGCGGAGCTGTTCCAGGTGCGCAGGCTCAGCGAGACGGCGGCCGTCGAGCCCGCGGGGCAGGGCGTCGAGCGGGCGGTGCCGGAACCGGTGCGGATCCTGCTGGGGGCGGCGACCCCGCGGACGTACGTCGAGCATGACGAACTGGTCGCGGGCGGCGTGGAGCTGGACTGGCGGCGCACCCCGGACGGCGCCGTGCACGCGGCGACCCTGGAGGGGGTGGCGGCCGGGCTCGCCTGGGCGGCGGGGCAGTGGCCCCGGCGCTTCGAGGTGGCGGCGCTGCTCGAAGACCCCTCGCGGACGGCGGAGTTGGCGCGGGACCGCTGGTTCGACTGA
- a CDS encoding DUF3027 domain-containing protein — translation MSAATTRSRTPRTPRTPDRLCAEAVGLARAAAEEAAAPGVVGEHVEVVVEGDRVVTHLFECKEFGYRGWRWAVTVARASRAKVVTLDETVLLPGPDALLAPEWVPWSERLRPGDMGPGDLLPTDAEDLRLEPGFTGEEEPPPNSIVSEQMAELVEAEDAEVTAGSPAELPMAPARGSIAAVADELGMRRARVLSRYGLHVAADRWEETHGAKTPMAQAAPAACVSCGFLVAIGGSLGQAFGICANEFGPADGHVVSLSYGCGGHSEAAVMPKPPRPAPPVLDETRVDVLPLRPSADSGSVTLEGPSEDLGHS, via the coding sequence GTGAGCGCAGCGACAACGCGAAGCCGTACCCCGCGCACCCCGCGTACCCCCGACCGCCTGTGCGCCGAGGCGGTCGGCCTGGCGCGCGCCGCGGCCGAGGAGGCCGCCGCGCCCGGTGTGGTCGGTGAGCATGTCGAGGTCGTCGTCGAGGGCGACCGCGTCGTCACGCACCTCTTCGAGTGCAAGGAGTTCGGCTACCGCGGCTGGCGCTGGGCGGTGACGGTGGCCCGTGCCTCGCGGGCGAAGGTCGTCACGCTCGACGAGACGGTGCTGCTGCCGGGCCCCGACGCCCTCCTCGCCCCCGAGTGGGTGCCGTGGAGCGAGCGGCTGCGCCCGGGCGACATGGGCCCCGGCGACCTGCTGCCGACCGACGCCGAGGACCTGCGCCTGGAGCCCGGCTTCACGGGTGAGGAGGAGCCGCCGCCGAACTCCATCGTCTCGGAGCAGATGGCGGAGCTCGTCGAGGCCGAGGACGCCGAGGTCACGGCCGGGTCGCCCGCCGAGCTGCCGATGGCGCCGGCGCGGGGCTCCATCGCGGCCGTCGCCGACGAGCTGGGCATGCGCCGCGCGCGGGTCCTCTCGCGGTACGGGCTGCATGTCGCCGCCGACCGCTGGGAGGAGACGCACGGCGCGAAGACCCCGATGGCCCAAGCGGCACCCGCGGCCTGCGTCAGCTGCGGCTTCCTGGTGGCCATCGGCGGCTCGCTGGGCCAGGCCTTCGGCATCTGCGCCAACGAGTTCGGCCCCGCGGATGGCCATGTCGTCTCCCTGTCGTACGGCTGCGGGGGCCACTCGGAGGCCGCCGTCATGCCGAAGCCGCCCCGGCCGGCGCCGCCGGTCCTGGACGAGACGCGGGTGGACGTACTGCCGCTGCGGCCCTCGGCGGACTCCGGCTCGGTGACGCTGGAGGGGCCGAGCGAGGACCTGGGCCACAGCTAG
- a CDS encoding MFS transporter translates to METVSPGPARRAARALGRALHLPFTGTARGIRKATHAHGAGESGLGKLIELHAVNGAGDVMVTVALASTVFFSVPTDEARGRVALYLAITMAPFTLLAPVIGPLLDRVPHGRRAAMAGAMLARALLALVLSGAVATGSVELYPAALGVLVASKAYGVVRSAVVPRLLPPGFSLVKANSRVTLGGLLATAVAAPAGAGLQALGPRWPLYGAFVIFVSGMFLSFSLPRKVDSAKGESKALLAADEEHLHLHARSEAAADTTRKGLLGLRTVGPAVTHALAVNAALRCLSGFLIFFLAFLLREHPLGGQSAAVSLGIVGVSAGAGNALGTAVGAWLKSRAPELIIVTVVAVVLGVAITSAVFFSPVAVACLGACAGFAQALSKLSLDALIQRDVPEQVRTSAFARSETLLQVAWVIGGGVGIALPLNGSLGLTVAAGIVALGWLSTVRGLLATARRGGPRGARVV, encoded by the coding sequence GTGGAAACCGTCTCGCCGGGACCGGCGCGACGGGCCGCGCGTGCGCTGGGGCGGGCGCTGCACCTGCCTTTCACCGGCACGGCCCGCGGCATCCGAAAAGCGACCCATGCCCACGGCGCGGGCGAGTCGGGCCTCGGGAAGCTGATCGAGCTGCACGCGGTGAACGGCGCGGGCGACGTCATGGTCACCGTCGCGCTCGCCTCCACCGTCTTCTTCTCCGTGCCGACGGACGAGGCGCGCGGCCGCGTCGCGCTCTACCTCGCCATCACGATGGCGCCCTTCACACTGCTCGCCCCCGTCATCGGCCCGCTCCTGGACCGCGTCCCGCACGGCCGCCGCGCCGCGATGGCGGGCGCGATGCTGGCCCGCGCCCTGCTCGCGCTGGTGCTCTCGGGCGCCGTCGCCACCGGCAGCGTGGAGCTGTATCCGGCGGCGCTCGGCGTCCTGGTGGCCTCGAAGGCGTACGGCGTGGTGCGAAGCGCTGTCGTACCGCGTCTGCTGCCACCCGGGTTCTCCCTGGTGAAGGCGAACTCCCGGGTGACCCTCGGCGGTCTCCTCGCGACGGCCGTGGCGGCGCCGGCCGGCGCCGGGCTCCAGGCCCTCGGCCCGCGCTGGCCGCTGTACGGCGCGTTCGTGATCTTCGTATCGGGGATGTTCCTGTCGTTCTCGCTGCCCCGCAAGGTCGACTCGGCCAAGGGGGAGAGCAAGGCGCTGCTCGCCGCCGACGAGGAGCACCTGCATCTGCACGCCCGCTCCGAGGCCGCCGCCGACACCACCCGCAAGGGGCTCCTCGGGCTGCGTACGGTCGGCCCGGCCGTCACCCACGCCCTGGCCGTGAACGCCGCGCTGCGCTGTCTGTCGGGCTTCCTCATCTTCTTCCTGGCGTTCCTGCTGCGCGAGCATCCGCTGGGCGGGCAGAGCGCCGCCGTCTCGCTCGGGATAGTGGGCGTGTCGGCGGGCGCGGGCAACGCGCTCGGCACGGCCGTGGGCGCCTGGCTGAAGTCACGGGCCCCCGAATTGATCATCGTGACCGTCGTCGCGGTGGTGCTGGGCGTGGCGATCACCTCCGCGGTGTTCTTCAGCCCGGTGGCGGTCGCCTGTCTCGGCGCGTGCGCGGGCTTCGCGCAGGCCCTCTCCAAGCTGTCGCTGGACGCGCTGATCCAGCGGGACGTCCCGGAGCAGGTCCGCACCTCCGCCTTCGCCCGCTCCGAGACGCTGCTCCAGGTCGCCTGGGTGATCGGCGGCGGCGTCGGCATCGCCCTGCCGCTCAACGGCTCGCTCGGCCTGACGGTGGCCGCGGGGATCGTGGCGCTCGGCTGGCTCTCGACCGTGCGGGGACTCCTCGCGACGGCCCGTCGCGGCGGGCCCCGCGGCGCCCGGGTCGTGTGA
- a CDS encoding DUF2771 domain-containing protein, with protein MTSQRSSARRRRSVAALGAVSAGLLVLSACDKPTPLATVTVGSDSVHTEASCYNDGKELKQSQLKSCLQDKDVKTVKVDPDEKVRFGVDPEVAEKGWTLLMNGQPLTEASKKTYVVIPGSVFFNQQYGGGGDKSTVSLLEGGKGGTQKATGLWSFKFKKDS; from the coding sequence ATGACCTCCCAGCGTTCCTCGGCGCGTCGGCGCCGCTCCGTCGCCGCCCTTGGCGCCGTCTCCGCCGGACTCCTCGTCCTCTCGGCCTGTGACAAGCCGACGCCGCTGGCCACCGTGACGGTCGGCAGCGACTCGGTGCACACGGAAGCCTCCTGCTACAACGACGGCAAGGAGCTCAAGCAGTCGCAGCTGAAGTCCTGCCTCCAGGACAAGGACGTGAAGACCGTCAAGGTCGACCCCGACGAGAAAGTCCGCTTCGGCGTCGACCCGGAGGTCGCCGAGAAGGGCTGGACCCTCCTCATGAACGGCCAGCCGCTGACCGAGGCCAGCAAGAAGACGTACGTGGTCATCCCCGGCAGCGTCTTCTTCAACCAGCAGTACGGCGGCGGCGGCGACAAGTCGACCGTCAGCCTCCTCGAAGGCGGCAAGGGCGGTACGCAGAAGGCCACGGGCCTGTGGTCGTTCAAGTTCAAGAAGGACTCCTGA
- a CDS encoding 1,4-dihydroxy-6-naphthoate synthase: MTETGSSPLRIAYSPCPNDTFVFDAWAHGRVPGAPELDVTFADIDITNGIAERTATSAQAASDADLDVLKVSYAVLPYVLDTYALLPCGGALGRGCGPLVLTREPGVDLTGRTVAVPSEKSTAYLLFRLWAADTLGGAGVGEIVVLPFDQIMPAVRDGKVDAGLVIHEARFTYQNYGLHRLADMGEHWEATTGLPIPLGAIIAKRSLGPAVLDRLAGAARASVRMAWDDPEASRPYVLEHAQEMDPAVADQHIGLYVNEFTADLGEDGYAAVRGLLTRAAAEGLVPALRPDALAFP, translated from the coding sequence ATGACTGAGACCGGGTCGTCGCCGCTGCGCATCGCGTACTCGCCCTGCCCCAACGACACGTTCGTCTTTGACGCGTGGGCGCACGGCCGGGTGCCCGGCGCCCCCGAGCTGGACGTGACGTTCGCGGACATCGACATCACCAACGGCATCGCCGAGCGCACGGCGACCTCGGCGCAGGCCGCCTCCGACGCGGACCTGGACGTCCTGAAGGTCTCGTACGCCGTCCTGCCCTACGTCCTCGACACGTACGCGCTGCTGCCCTGCGGCGGCGCGCTCGGCCGGGGCTGCGGGCCCCTGGTCCTGACCCGGGAGCCCGGGGTGGACCTGACGGGCAGGACGGTCGCCGTGCCGAGCGAGAAGTCGACGGCGTACCTGCTCTTCCGGCTCTGGGCGGCGGACACGCTCGGCGGCGCGGGCGTCGGCGAGATCGTCGTCCTGCCGTTCGACCAGATCATGCCCGCGGTGCGGGACGGCAAGGTCGACGCGGGCCTGGTCATCCACGAGGCCCGCTTCACCTATCAGAACTACGGCCTGCACCGCCTCGCCGACATGGGCGAGCACTGGGAGGCGACGACGGGCCTGCCGATCCCGCTGGGCGCGATCATCGCGAAGCGGAGCCTCGGCCCGGCGGTCCTCGATCGGCTCGCGGGGGCGGCCCGCGCATCGGTCCGCATGGCCTGGGACGACCCCGAGGCGTCCCGCCCCTACGTCCTCGAGCACGCGCAGGAGATGGACCCCGCGGTCGCGGACCAGCACATCGGCCTGTACGTCAACGAATTCACGGCGGACCTGGGCGAGGACGGCTACGCGGCCGTGCGGGGCCTGCTGACGCGGGCCGCGGCCGAGGGACTCGTACCGGCCCTGCGGCCGGACGCCCTGGCGTTTCCGTGA
- a CDS encoding cold-shock protein, which produces MPTGKVKWFNSEKGFGFLSRDDGGDVFVHSSVLPAGVDTLKPGQRVDFGVVAGQRGDQALSVTILDPTPSVAAAQRRKPDELASIVQDLTTLLENITPMLEKGRYPDKASGAKIAGLLRAVADQLDV; this is translated from the coding sequence GTGCCTACCGGCAAGGTCAAGTGGTTCAACAGCGAGAAGGGCTTCGGCTTTCTCTCCCGCGACGACGGCGGCGACGTCTTCGTGCACTCCTCCGTACTGCCCGCCGGCGTCGACACACTCAAGCCCGGCCAGCGCGTGGATTTCGGTGTGGTCGCGGGGCAGCGCGGCGACCAGGCACTCTCCGTCACGATTCTCGACCCGACCCCGTCGGTCGCGGCCGCGCAGCGCCGCAAGCCGGACGAACTGGCGTCGATCGTCCAGGACCTGACGACGCTCCTGGAGAACATCACGCCGATGCTGGAGAAGGGCCGCTACCCCGACAAGGCGTCGGGCGCGAAGATCGCCGGCCTGCTGCGGGCGGTCGCCGACCAGTTGGACGTGTAG
- a CDS encoding HAD hydrolase-like protein, translating into MTSRALTVGFDLDMTLIDSRPGIKAAYQALSAETGTYIDAELAVTRLGPPLEQELRYWFPEERIQEMGDRYREIYPTYAIAPTLAMPGAREAVAAVRARGGRAIVVTAKHEPNAKLHLAHLGIEADAVIGWLWAEAKAVALREHEAAVYVGDHTGDVRGARTAGALSVAVATGPCDAAELRAAGADVVLGGLTEFGAWFDAYATGRG; encoded by the coding sequence ATGACCTCACGCGCGCTGACCGTCGGCTTCGACCTCGACATGACCCTGATCGACTCCCGGCCCGGCATCAAGGCCGCCTACCAGGCGCTCTCCGCGGAGACGGGGACGTACATCGACGCGGAGCTGGCCGTCACGCGCCTCGGGCCGCCGCTGGAGCAGGAGCTGCGGTACTGGTTCCCCGAGGAGAGGATCCAGGAGATGGGCGACCGCTACCGTGAGATCTATCCCACATACGCCATCGCGCCGACGCTCGCGATGCCCGGCGCCCGCGAGGCGGTGGCCGCGGTCCGCGCGCGCGGCGGCCGCGCGATCGTGGTGACCGCCAAGCACGAGCCGAACGCGAAGCTGCACCTGGCGCACCTCGGCATCGAGGCCGACGCCGTCATCGGCTGGCTCTGGGCGGAGGCAAAGGCCGTGGCGCTGCGTGAGCACGAGGCGGCCGTGTACGTCGGCGACCACACCGGCGACGTACGCGGCGCGCGTACGGCGGGCGCGCTGTCCGTCGCGGTGGCGACGGGGCCGTGTGACGCAGCGGAACTGCGCGCGGCGGGCGCCGACGTGGTCCTCGGCGGGCTGACGGAGTTCGGGGCCTGGTTCGACGCGTACGCCACCGGGCGCGGTTAG
- a CDS encoding iron ABC transporter permease gives MRVPVRRAAVLTAAVVALLLAVLLSLAVGARAIAPSAVFDALLHGGQSDSAEVVREMRVPRTVIGLMVGAALALAGTVLQGITRNPIADPGILGISQGASVGVVMAIAFAGVHTLTGYVWYAFVGAGLASVAVYAIASGGRGGATPVKLALGGAAVNALLVSVTTAILTTRASALDEFRFWQVGSLSGRDSEIVGQIWPFLLVGLVLVLAVARGLDALALGEDVAKGLGQNVAAVRIVGGLGATVLTGAGVAAAGPIAFIGLAVPHIARAIVGSDHRWVLPMAAVLGPVMLLVSDTVGRVIFPPSEVPAGVMTALIGVPFLVTLVRRKAVAA, from the coding sequence ATGCGTGTGCCCGTCCGACGTGCCGCCGTGCTGACGGCGGCCGTCGTGGCCCTGCTGCTCGCCGTCCTGCTCAGCCTCGCCGTCGGCGCCCGCGCCATCGCACCCTCCGCGGTGTTCGACGCGCTGCTGCACGGCGGGCAGAGCGACTCCGCCGAAGTGGTCCGTGAGATGCGGGTGCCGCGCACCGTCATCGGCCTGATGGTCGGGGCGGCGCTCGCGCTGGCCGGGACGGTGCTCCAGGGCATCACCCGCAACCCCATCGCCGACCCCGGCATCCTCGGCATCAGCCAGGGCGCCTCGGTGGGTGTGGTCATGGCCATCGCCTTCGCCGGTGTCCACACGCTGACCGGCTACGTCTGGTACGCGTTCGTGGGCGCCGGCCTCGCGTCGGTCGCCGTGTACGCGATCGCGTCCGGCGGGCGGGGCGGGGCGACGCCCGTGAAGCTGGCGCTCGGCGGCGCCGCCGTCAACGCCCTGCTGGTCTCGGTGACCACGGCGATCCTCACCACCAGGGCGTCGGCGCTCGACGAGTTCCGGTTCTGGCAGGTGGGGTCGCTCTCCGGGCGCGACTCCGAGATCGTCGGCCAGATCTGGCCGTTCCTCCTCGTGGGCCTGGTGCTCGTCCTCGCGGTCGCGCGGGGCCTCGACGCGCTGGCGCTCGGCGAGGACGTGGCCAAGGGCCTCGGCCAGAACGTGGCGGCGGTACGGATCGTGGGCGGCCTCGGCGCGACGGTCCTCACCGGCGCGGGAGTCGCCGCCGCCGGTCCCATCGCCTTCATCGGCCTCGCCGTCCCGCACATCGCCCGCGCGATCGTGGGCAGCGACCACCGCTGGGTGCTGCCGATGGCGGCGGTACTCGGCCCCGTGATGCTGCTCGTCTCCGACACCGTGGGGCGGGTGATCTTCCCGCCCAGCGAGGTGCCGGCCGGAGTGATGACCGCGCTGATCGGTGTGCCGTTCCTCGTGACCCTGGTGCGCCGGAAGGCGGTGGCGGCGTGA
- a CDS encoding iron ABC transporter permease, with the protein MSLVSTPVRPAGYAVVRLGKAAFLLHRRAALVALGLGVLLAASCLAYLCVGESYVRPVEALKVVLGQPSADELVVGTLREPRMVVGLLVGAAFGVAGGLIQTVARNPLASPDIIGISQGASALTVGAMTFGITSYTVLPYLSVIGGIAAAALVYVFAWRGGLHATRFVLIGIGFAIALRSVTTLFMTKGDYLVAQQAQIWMTGSLNGRGWAEADPLALTLLALLPFMFWAARAQRSVTMDDDTATALGVRLGHVRLGLVLLGVVLASVATSAAGPVDFVALLAPQIARRLTRTAQIPLLCSALTGALIVVLADLLARRVFSPTELPVGVLTAAVGAPYLIWLIVRSRSVRNGGTS; encoded by the coding sequence GTGAGCCTCGTGTCGACCCCGGTCAGGCCGGCCGGATACGCCGTCGTACGCCTGGGCAAGGCGGCCTTCCTCCTGCACCGGCGCGCCGCCCTGGTCGCCCTCGGCCTCGGTGTGCTGCTCGCCGCGAGCTGCCTGGCGTACCTCTGCGTCGGCGAGTCGTACGTCCGTCCCGTCGAGGCCCTGAAGGTCGTCCTCGGACAGCCCTCCGCGGACGAGCTGGTGGTCGGCACGCTCCGCGAGCCCCGCATGGTCGTGGGCCTCCTGGTCGGCGCCGCGTTCGGCGTGGCGGGCGGGCTCATCCAGACCGTCGCCCGCAACCCACTGGCCAGCCCCGACATCATCGGCATCAGCCAGGGCGCGAGCGCGCTGACCGTCGGCGCGATGACCTTCGGGATCACCTCGTACACGGTCCTGCCCTACCTCTCCGTCATCGGCGGCATCGCGGCGGCCGCCCTCGTGTACGTCTTCGCGTGGCGCGGCGGCCTGCACGCCACCCGCTTCGTGCTCATCGGCATCGGCTTCGCCATCGCCCTGCGCTCGGTGACGACGCTCTTCATGACCAAGGGCGACTACCTCGTCGCCCAGCAGGCACAGATCTGGATGACGGGCTCCCTCAACGGCCGCGGCTGGGCGGAGGCCGACCCCCTCGCGCTGACGCTGCTCGCACTCCTGCCCTTCATGTTCTGGGCGGCCCGCGCGCAGCGCTCGGTCACCATGGACGACGACACGGCGACGGCCCTCGGGGTGCGCCTGGGGCACGTACGCCTCGGCCTCGTCCTGCTCGGCGTCGTCCTCGCCTCGGTGGCGACCAGCGCCGCGGGCCCCGTCGACTTCGTGGCGCTCCTGGCCCCGCAGATCGCCCGCCGCCTCACCCGCACCGCCCAGATCCCGCTGCTGTGCTCGGCGCTGACGGGCGCGCTGATCGTGGTCCTCGCCGACCTCCTCGCCCGCCGCGTCTTCTCGCCCACGGAGCTGCCGGTGGGCGTCCTGACGGCGGCGGTCGGCGCCCCGTACCTGATCTGGCTGATCGTCCGCAGCCGTTCCGTCCGCAATGGAGGCACCTCGTGA
- a CDS encoding ABC transporter ATP-binding protein yields MTARLTARELTLAYEDRTVVDRLDLAVPDGEVTVIVGPNACGKSTTLRALGRLLKPRTGAVLLDGESLAKLPTKRIAQQIGLLPQTPVAPEAITVADLVARGRQPHQHWWQQWSDEDEKAVTEAMERTDVSALAERSVDELSGGQRQRVWIAMALAQETDLLLLDEPTTYLDISHQVEVLDLVRQLNHDRGRTVVVVLHDLNQAARYADHLVAMKSGEVVAEGPPSQIVTEELVGEVFGLQCVVVPDPVTGSPLVVPGAPWSAPTPARTTTSA; encoded by the coding sequence GTGACTGCCCGCCTTACGGCCCGCGAGCTGACCCTCGCCTACGAGGACCGCACGGTCGTCGACCGCCTCGACCTGGCGGTCCCCGACGGCGAGGTCACGGTGATCGTCGGCCCCAACGCCTGCGGCAAGTCGACGACGCTACGGGCGCTCGGCCGCCTCCTGAAGCCGAGGACCGGCGCGGTCCTGCTCGACGGTGAATCCCTGGCCAAACTCCCCACCAAGCGGATCGCCCAACAGATCGGCCTGCTCCCCCAGACACCCGTCGCACCCGAGGCGATCACGGTCGCCGACCTCGTCGCGCGCGGCCGGCAGCCGCACCAGCACTGGTGGCAGCAGTGGTCCGACGAGGACGAGAAGGCGGTCACGGAGGCGATGGAGCGCACCGACGTGTCCGCGCTCGCCGAACGCTCCGTCGACGAACTCTCCGGCGGCCAGCGCCAGCGCGTGTGGATCGCGATGGCCCTCGCCCAGGAAACCGACCTGCTCCTTCTGGACGAGCCGACGACCTACCTGGACATCTCCCACCAGGTCGAGGTCCTCGACCTGGTACGCCAGCTCAACCACGACCGGGGCCGCACGGTCGTGGTCGTCCTGCACGACCTCAACCAGGCCGCGCGGTACGCCGACCACCTCGTCGCCATGAAGAGCGGCGAGGTCGTCGCCGAGGGCCCCCCGTCCCAGATCGTCACCGAGGAGCTCGTGGGCGAGGTCTTCGGCCTCCAATGCGTGGTGGTTCCCGACCCCGTGACCGGCTCCCCCCTGGTAGTCCCCGGGGCCCCGTGGTCCGCGCCCACGCCCGCCCGCACCACAACCTCCGCATAG